A region of Maribacter algicola DNA encodes the following proteins:
- a CDS encoding SOS response-associated peptidase, with protein MCYNTRVTRKVGELEDYYGVERLLGEVIDEDVELTYNSANGFAHPNMWIIPQEKPKNIIPVKWGLIPHYKMGANAEEYYKETIRWGSGLNAKSEKLFDSNNYKSSALKRRCIIPVDGFFEPHRIEHVKKPYSIPFYFERKNSAPFNLAGIYAVTPDKMVTFSILTKEATPLFAKIHNKKNRRPVILQDDYIDVWLDSNLNEDDVIKVIEDDLSDNEINTYPISKDLYSRSINSDRPDIIEKVEYEDLLIEY; from the coding sequence ATGTGCTACAATACTAGGGTCACCAGAAAAGTTGGAGAATTAGAGGACTATTATGGTGTAGAAAGGCTTTTGGGAGAAGTAATTGATGAAGATGTAGAACTGACCTACAACAGTGCCAATGGTTTTGCACATCCCAATATGTGGATAATACCCCAAGAAAAGCCTAAAAATATTATACCTGTCAAATGGGGCTTAATTCCTCATTACAAAATGGGTGCAAATGCCGAGGAATATTACAAGGAAACCATTAGATGGGGTTCGGGACTTAACGCTAAATCAGAAAAGCTGTTTGATTCCAACAATTACAAATCAAGTGCTTTAAAAAGGCGTTGTATTATTCCTGTAGATGGTTTTTTTGAACCTCATAGGATAGAACACGTAAAGAAACCTTATTCTATACCTTTCTATTTTGAAAGGAAAAATAGTGCCCCTTTTAATCTAGCTGGAATATATGCAGTAACTCCAGATAAGATGGTGACTTTCTCAATACTTACCAAAGAGGCTACACCCTTATTCGCAAAAATCCATAACAAAAAGAACAGGAGGCCAGTAATTTTACAGGATGACTATATTGATGTTTGGTTGGACAGCAACCTCAACGAGGATGATGTTATCAAAGTCATAGAAGATGATTTATCCGATAATGAAATAAATACATATCCAATAAGTAAAGACCTATATAGTAGGTCCATAAATAGCGATAGGCCAGATATTATTGAGAAGGTAGAATATGAGGATTTGTTAATTGAATACTAG
- a CDS encoding HNH endonuclease, with product MVVFCVILAFTLVFIAIIKDNNLLKGNTQIKRKRLGSDKNNSTISKLIGSTSYNTIAENREDKPIYDVKRWIDETIEFLDQQQSLVDLLIVKNVSEINYGDLLRCFEWKFLRLEILWRDGYKCEMCGIRDLHNHVHHKQYIKDELPWTISHEYLQTLCRKCHVKIHSEQEIPIYSLINGEKVKVSSSYDICTRCGGTGYLPQFSYYLNGICFKCQGASVDKRIFTNVLNMHLNSSNSYKEFLKRARYKDFFRNIKPYEFKSKYCDLVSYEKNPSPIVHQDNEEDELPF from the coding sequence GTGGTGGTATTTTGTGTGATTTTAGCTTTCACTTTAGTTTTTATTGCTATTATTAAAGATAATAATCTCCTGAAAGGAAATACTCAAATCAAAAGAAAAAGACTTGGCAGTGATAAAAATAATTCAACAATTTCAAAATTAATTGGTAGCACTTCTTATAATACAATAGCTGAAAATAGAGAGGATAAACCAATATACGACGTTAAACGATGGATTGATGAAACAATTGAATTCTTAGACCAACAACAGAGCCTAGTAGACTTACTAATCGTTAAAAATGTATCTGAAATTAATTATGGCGATTTATTGCGCTGTTTTGAATGGAAATTCCTGAGATTGGAAATTTTATGGCGAGACGGTTACAAATGTGAAATGTGTGGAATAAGAGATTTGCACAATCATGTTCATCATAAACAGTACATTAAAGACGAATTACCCTGGACAATAAGTCATGAATACCTCCAAACTTTGTGCAGAAAATGCCATGTAAAAATCCATAGTGAACAAGAAATTCCTATCTATTCCTTGATAAATGGAGAAAAGGTCAAGGTTTCAAGCTCTTATGATATTTGCACTCGATGCGGAGGCACAGGGTACTTACCTCAGTTTAGCTATTATCTAAATGGAATTTGTTTTAAATGCCAAGGTGCTAGTGTAGATAAAAGAATATTTACTAATGTATTGAATATGCATTTAAATTCCTCGAATAGTTATAAGGAGTTTCTTAAAAGGGCAAGGTACAAGGATTTTTTTAGAAACATTAAACCTTATGAATTTAAGTCCAAATACTGTGATTTGGTGAGTTACGAAAAAAACCCTAGCCCAATAGTCCATCAAGACAATGAAGAAGATGAACTTCCCTTTTAA
- a CDS encoding nuclear transport factor 2 family protein, with translation MTTQEIADRLVASCRQGDFEKPYQELYSPKIISIENDGTKEGARVEGFEGIQQKGEWWQENFEVHKTEVSDPIVADNWFSLRFEMDTTHKPSGQRSTMSEIAVYQIEDGKIVKEQFFYDE, from the coding sequence ATGACTACCCAAGAAATTGCCGACAGACTAGTAGCTTCTTGCAGACAAGGGGATTTTGAAAAACCTTATCAAGAGCTTTACAGCCCTAAAATAATTAGTATCGAAAATGATGGTACCAAAGAAGGTGCCCGTGTGGAAGGTTTTGAAGGAATACAGCAAAAGGGGGAATGGTGGCAGGAGAATTTTGAAGTCCATAAAACCGAGGTGTCCGATCCTATAGTGGCAGATAATTGGTTTTCCCTAAGGTTTGAAATGGATACGACCCACAAGCCATCTGGTCAGCGCTCTACAATGTCTGAAATCGCCGTGTATCAAATCGAGGATGGTAAAATAGTAAAAGAGCAATTTTTTTATGATGAATAA
- a CDS encoding site-specific integrase, whose translation MNQNALSVLFYLNKSKTNKEGLCPIRCRITYLKRRKEFATGEFIKADNWLSKKQRTTKSNQTNLQTDLQLEIIKSNIKRSFLELQVSQNNFGVEDIFKIYIGETANHEKYTIEYLNEFLNKKQKLIGIDLQLSTWKKFYYAKSQFGEFIKWKFNKKDIRLDQLKIQVLKDFEFYLKTVRHQKQITINKCVQRLRKPIREAVNEGFLDKDPFTSHKPGKVSKEVIFLSVDELKSLEAFRIKQPRLQLVRDLFVFCCYTGLAYNEMNRLEDKHIVNGFDGNQWIQMKRKKTNKSISVPLLPKAKDILKKYREVKSTLLPRMSNQKINSYLKEIAEIVGINKAITHHMARKTFASTVLLYNDVPIEIVSELLGHSNIKITQDYYGKVVQRRISEEIKQLKRKLK comes from the coding sequence ATGAATCAAAATGCGTTATCGGTATTGTTCTATTTGAACAAATCCAAAACAAACAAAGAAGGTTTATGTCCTATAAGATGTAGGATAACCTATCTAAAAAGAAGAAAGGAATTTGCAACTGGTGAATTTATCAAAGCTGATAATTGGTTGTCAAAAAAGCAAAGGACCACTAAATCCAATCAAACAAATCTTCAAACGGACCTACAACTAGAGATAATAAAATCGAATATTAAAAGGTCATTCCTTGAACTACAGGTGTCCCAAAATAACTTTGGAGTAGAAGATATATTCAAAATATATATTGGCGAGACTGCAAATCATGAAAAGTATACAATAGAGTATTTAAATGAGTTTTTGAATAAAAAACAAAAGCTGATTGGAATTGATTTGCAGTTGTCTACTTGGAAGAAATTTTATTATGCAAAGTCCCAATTTGGGGAATTTATAAAATGGAAATTCAACAAAAAGGATATTAGGCTAGATCAGCTTAAAATACAGGTTTTGAAGGACTTTGAATTTTACTTGAAAACGGTGAGACACCAGAAGCAAATTACTATAAATAAGTGCGTCCAGAGGCTCAGGAAACCTATTAGGGAGGCCGTGAATGAAGGTTTTTTAGATAAGGATCCCTTTACTTCACACAAGCCAGGAAAGGTCTCAAAAGAAGTTATTTTCCTTTCAGTTGACGAGTTAAAATCCCTTGAAGCTTTTAGAATTAAACAACCGAGGCTACAACTAGTAAGGGACCTTTTTGTTTTCTGCTGTTACACAGGTCTGGCCTATAATGAGATGAACAGATTGGAAGATAAGCATATTGTTAATGGGTTTGATGGTAACCAATGGATTCAGATGAAGCGAAAAAAAACAAACAAATCCATTTCTGTTCCATTATTACCAAAGGCAAAGGATATCCTTAAAAAATACAGGGAGGTTAAGAGTACTTTACTTCCAAGGATGAGTAATCAAAAGATTAATTCTTATTTAAAAGAGATTGCTGAAATTGTAGGAATCAATAAGGCTATAACCCATCATATGGCAAGAAAAACATTCGCATCAACGGTGTTACTTTATAACGATGTTCCCATAGAGATTGTAAGCGAATTACTTGGGCATTCAAATATAAAAATAACGCAGGATTATTATGGAAAGGTTGTTCAAAGAAGAATAAGCGAGGAAATTAAACAATTGAAAAGAAAATTGAAATAG
- a CDS encoding FeoA family protein, with the protein METTVARLKRGQKGIIKEFTEDLLPIKLLELGCLPGNEVELVQVAPLKDPIYINVNGSHIAIRRVIAEQIALDIVDEDVIP; encoded by the coding sequence TTGGAGACAACGGTTGCACGCTTAAAGCGAGGTCAAAAGGGAATTATCAAGGAGTTTACGGAGGATTTACTGCCCATTAAGCTCTTGGAACTGGGTTGTTTGCCAGGGAACGAAGTGGAGCTGGTACAGGTGGCCCCCCTAAAGGACCCCATCTATATTAATGTCAATGGTTCTCATATTGCCATTAGGCGCGTAATTGCGGAGCAAATAGCTTTGGACATCGTTGATGAAGACGTGATACCATGA
- a CDS encoding DUF423 domain-containing protein, producing the protein MVLLSQVIGALLGLLGIILGAFGAHRLKKSFNQDQMASFETGVKYQMYHALVLLMIGFNFNLETKFEQYMVLSFIVGTLLFSFSIYGLCISSSKGKKLKFLGPVTPVGGLLLTLGWIMLFYSFIDTLF; encoded by the coding sequence ATGGTACTACTTTCTCAAGTTATAGGGGCCCTACTTGGCTTGTTGGGAATAATCTTGGGAGCCTTTGGGGCTCATAGGTTAAAGAAATCCTTTAACCAAGATCAAATGGCCAGTTTTGAGACGGGGGTGAAATATCAGATGTACCACGCCCTGGTACTCTTGATGATCGGGTTTAATTTCAACCTTGAAACCAAGTTCGAGCAGTACATGGTGCTTAGTTTTATAGTTGGAACGCTACTTTTTTCCTTTAGTATTTATGGCTTGTGCATAAGTTCATCAAAAGGAAAGAAACTGAAATTTCTTGGTCCGGTTACTCCGGTTGGAGGATTACTACTTACCTTGGGTTGGATAATGCTTTTTTATTCTTTTATCGACACCTTGTTTTGA
- a CDS encoding SCO family protein has translation MRSFFGRFKIFGWVMLGISAVIIYLFFNALQPKKILPIYNPAMVNSELVDQGIQHVRKYHTIADFALVNQNGDTITQEDYKDKIYIADFFFTTCPTICPIMTKNMASIQDKIGDDVLLLSHSVTPQIDSVAQLKKYAIEKGVDDSKWNLVTGDKKQIYELARKSYLAVKTDGDGGPYDMIHTENFILVDKKKRIRGFYDGTNEEDVQKLLDDLQVLKSNYEE, from the coding sequence ATGCGCTCTTTCTTTGGTAGATTCAAAATTTTTGGATGGGTCATGCTGGGTATCTCCGCCGTGATCATATACCTCTTTTTCAATGCCCTCCAACCAAAGAAAATACTTCCTATCTACAATCCGGCCATGGTAAACAGCGAATTAGTGGACCAGGGAATTCAACATGTACGAAAGTACCATACCATAGCGGACTTCGCTTTGGTGAACCAAAATGGGGATACCATTACCCAAGAAGATTATAAGGACAAGATTTACATAGCCGATTTTTTCTTTACCACCTGCCCTACCATTTGCCCGATCATGACCAAAAACATGGCGTCCATCCAAGACAAGATCGGTGACGATGTCTTGCTACTTTCCCACTCCGTCACGCCCCAGATAGATTCAGTAGCGCAGTTGAAAAAGTATGCGATTGAAAAAGGTGTCGATGACTCCAAATGGAATTTGGTTACGGGAGATAAAAAACAGATCTATGAACTGGCCCGCAAATCCTATTTGGCAGTAAAGACGGATGGCGATGGCGGCCCCTATGATATGATTCATACGGAGAACTTCATCTTGGTGGACAAAAAAAAGCGCATACGTGGGTTTTATGATGGCACCAATGAAGAAGATGTTCAAAAACTCTTGGATGATCTGCAAGTGCTTAAATCGAATTACGAGGAATAG
- a CDS encoding ZIP family metal transporter, with protein MDSVIAYFESINPVLAAFYATLFTWGLTAAGAALVFLFKTMNRAVLDGMLGFTGGVMVAASFWSLLAPGIEMSPGEGFVKVIPAAVGFLLGAGFIFGLDKILPHLHINFKESEAEGVNTPWHRTTLLTLAITLHNIPEGLAVGVLFGGVAAGFEGASIGGAVALALGIGLQNFPEGFAVAMPLRRHGLSRKKSFLFGQASAIVEPIAGVLGAWAVLTFQPILPYALSFAAGAMIFVVVEEVIPETQQDKYTDIATMGFIGGFIIMMTLDVGLG; from the coding sequence ATGGATTCAGTTATTGCCTATTTTGAATCAATAAACCCGGTATTGGCTGCATTTTATGCCACCTTATTTACATGGGGACTCACAGCAGCGGGAGCCGCTCTTGTATTCTTATTTAAGACCATGAATAGGGCCGTACTGGACGGAATGCTCGGTTTTACCGGGGGTGTAATGGTGGCTGCCAGTTTTTGGAGTCTGCTGGCACCTGGAATCGAAATGAGCCCAGGGGAGGGGTTTGTAAAGGTGATACCAGCTGCCGTGGGTTTTTTACTAGGGGCAGGTTTTATATTTGGTCTGGACAAGATTCTTCCTCATTTACATATCAATTTTAAGGAAAGTGAGGCCGAAGGTGTAAACACCCCATGGCATAGGACAACTCTGTTGACCTTGGCCATTACCCTACACAATATTCCGGAAGGATTGGCGGTAGGTGTTTTGTTTGGAGGAGTGGCGGCCGGTTTTGAAGGCGCTTCCATAGGTGGGGCGGTCGCTCTTGCTTTGGGAATTGGGCTTCAGAATTTCCCCGAAGGTTTTGCGGTAGCCATGCCATTACGTAGACATGGTCTTAGTAGGAAAAAGAGCTTTCTATTTGGACAAGCCTCTGCCATTGTGGAACCCATTGCAGGGGTTTTGGGAGCATGGGCCGTGCTTACGTTTCAACCCATTTTACCTTACGCGCTTTCCTTTGCTGCCGGGGCCATGATATTCGTGGTCGTGGAGGAGGTCATCCCAGAAACGCAACAGGATAAATATACGGATATTGCTACTATGGGCTTTATTGGGGGGTTTATCATTATGATGACACTGGATGTTGGGCTGGGTTGA
- the feoB gene encoding ferrous iron transport protein B: MSKQINVALIGNPNTGKTSVFNQLTGLNQKVGNYPGITVEKKEGICKLPRGVRAHIIDLPGTYSLNTTSLDESVAVELLLNKNDKDHPDVALVISDVENLKRNLLLFTQIKDLKIPAILVINMADRMTRKGISIDIPLLEEKLNAKIALVSTRKGMGIEQLKELIADYKSLSKTPNVDTTVIDPEYFEKLKKTFPKEDIYKLWLVITQDVNFMPIEKKLIKDASSFSTKSKSELKRLQQKETILRYQFINGILKETYKVDINAAKGFRATLDKVLTHKILGYLIFFIILLTIFQAIYGWSEYPMDMIDGFFASATEWVKDTLPPGVFTNLIAEGVLAGIGGIVIFIPQIAFLFLFISLLEETGYMSRVVFLMDRIMRPFGLSGKSVVPLISGTACAIPAVMATRTIENWKERLITILVTPFTTCSARLPVYLIIIALVIPEGSFLGLSFKALTLMLLYLLGFAAAILSAMALNKILKIKSRSFFVIELPNYKLPLLKNVGYTVLEKTKSFVFGAGKIILAISIILWFLGSNGYSDDFKNAETIVANRIAENGFSDNSKTYIENNLEQYRSSLSNGKIDQTSHSFKDSIAEMGSALEDKALHQEIASYKLEHSYMGYMGKAIEPIVRPLGYDWKIGIAVLTSFAAREVFVGTLATIYSVGNDEEETIKNRMAAEVNPVTKEPLFNLASGISLLLFYAFAMQCMSTLAIVKRETNSWKWPTYQLVFMSLFAYIMAFIAYQTLK, encoded by the coding sequence ATGAGCAAACAAATCAACGTAGCGCTTATAGGAAATCCCAATACCGGGAAAACTTCAGTGTTCAATCAATTAACCGGTCTCAACCAAAAGGTGGGGAACTACCCGGGTATCACCGTTGAAAAAAAGGAGGGCATATGTAAACTTCCTAGGGGCGTAAGAGCCCACATAATTGACCTTCCAGGAACGTACAGCCTTAATACCACCTCTTTGGACGAGAGTGTTGCCGTTGAGCTGCTCCTGAACAAGAACGACAAGGACCACCCGGACGTGGCCCTTGTGATTTCCGATGTTGAAAACCTAAAGCGGAACCTACTGCTCTTTACACAGATAAAGGACCTAAAGATTCCTGCCATCTTGGTCATCAATATGGCCGATCGTATGACCCGAAAAGGTATCAGTATCGATATACCCCTTCTGGAAGAAAAACTCAATGCAAAGATAGCCTTGGTAAGTACCCGAAAAGGTATGGGCATAGAGCAGCTAAAGGAGCTTATTGCAGATTATAAAAGCCTTTCCAAAACACCAAATGTAGATACCACGGTAATTGACCCGGAATATTTCGAAAAGCTTAAAAAGACATTTCCAAAAGAGGACATCTATAAGTTGTGGTTGGTCATCACACAAGATGTGAACTTTATGCCCATAGAAAAAAAACTGATCAAAGATGCCTCCTCGTTTAGCACCAAATCAAAATCCGAGTTAAAAAGACTTCAACAAAAGGAAACCATCCTTAGGTATCAGTTCATTAATGGCATTTTAAAGGAAACGTATAAGGTAGATATAAACGCCGCCAAGGGGTTTAGGGCCACCCTGGACAAAGTACTGACGCACAAAATTTTAGGTTATCTTATTTTCTTCATAATACTCCTCACCATATTTCAGGCTATCTATGGGTGGAGCGAGTACCCCATGGATATGATAGACGGCTTTTTTGCGTCTGCTACGGAATGGGTAAAGGACACCTTGCCCCCTGGAGTATTTACAAATCTTATTGCCGAGGGCGTATTGGCAGGTATTGGTGGCATTGTCATCTTTATCCCCCAAATAGCCTTTCTTTTCCTGTTCATCTCCCTTTTGGAGGAAACCGGATATATGAGCCGCGTAGTTTTCTTGATGGACCGTATCATGCGGCCTTTTGGTCTAAGCGGTAAAAGTGTGGTGCCCTTGATTTCTGGAACGGCTTGTGCCATACCGGCCGTAATGGCCACCAGGACCATTGAAAATTGGAAGGAGCGACTGATTACCATTTTGGTAACCCCGTTTACAACCTGTTCCGCAAGGTTACCCGTGTACCTGATCATCATTGCATTAGTGATTCCCGAAGGGAGTTTCTTAGGACTGAGTTTTAAGGCTTTAACACTAATGCTCCTATATCTCTTAGGATTTGCCGCGGCTATTTTATCCGCAATGGCCCTCAATAAAATATTAAAAATAAAAAGTAGGTCCTTCTTCGTTATCGAGCTTCCAAATTATAAACTCCCACTTCTAAAAAATGTGGGATATACGGTTTTGGAAAAAACCAAGAGTTTCGTCTTTGGCGCTGGAAAGATAATTTTGGCCATTTCCATAATTCTTTGGTTTCTTGGTTCCAACGGCTATTCGGACGATTTTAAAAATGCCGAAACGATCGTTGCGAACCGTATTGCGGAAAATGGCTTTTCCGATAATAGCAAAACCTATATCGAAAATAATTTAGAACAGTACCGCTCTTCTTTGTCCAATGGGAAAATAGACCAAACATCCCATTCCTTTAAGGATTCTATTGCAGAAATGGGTTCAGCCCTAGAAGATAAGGCGTTGCATCAGGAAATAGCAAGTTATAAATTGGAACATTCCTACATGGGCTATATGGGGAAAGCCATTGAGCCCATTGTACGACCCTTAGGGTATGATTGGAAAATAGGAATTGCCGTATTGACTTCTTTTGCCGCCAGGGAGGTCTTTGTAGGTACCTTGGCAACAATTTACAGTGTTGGCAACGATGAAGAGGAAACCATAAAGAACCGCATGGCCGCAGAGGTAAACCCCGTAACGAAAGAACCCTTGTTCAATTTGGCCTCCGGTATTTCCTTATTGCTTTTCTATGCCTTTGCCATGCAATGTATGAGTACCTTGGCCATCGTTAAAAGAGAGACCAATTCTTGGAAATGGCCAACCTACCAACTGGTTTTTATGAGTCTATTTGCTTATATTATGGCTTTCATCGCTTATCAAACCCTAAAATAA
- the rseP gene encoding RIP metalloprotease RseP has translation MSPIAIKTIQFFLSLSLLIVLHELGHFIPAKLFKTRVEKFYLFFDVKFSLFKKKIGETVYGIGWLPLGGYVKIAGMIDESMDTEAMKEEPKPWEFRSKPAWQRLIIMLGGVTVNFILAVIIYIGMAYSYGEEFIPADSLKDGFLVTEKNIGDELGIQTGDLITAVDGEKVEKFSSLPIEIINGNTITIQRDGRTFDQEIPVDFIATLLEDEDKVRFLSLRTPFVIREVPEDSPNASIGLREKDAIVAINGTEVEYQDEVVPILEQNKGDKVTLTVNRKGRTMPIEAQVSEDGKLGVFAGYTSFEEYAENGYFKIEKVKYSFLESIPAGIDKGVSTLSGYVKQMKKIFNPSTGAYKGVGGFAAIGGLFPDGWDWPAFWSATAFISIILAFMNILPIPALDGGHVMFLLYEMITGRKPSDKFLEYAQMTGFFLLIALLLFANGNDLYKWLFK, from the coding sequence ATGAGCCCCATCGCTATAAAGACTATCCAATTTTTTTTAAGCCTTTCCTTGTTGATCGTACTTCATGAACTTGGACATTTTATACCCGCCAAATTGTTCAAGACGAGGGTCGAAAAATTTTACCTTTTTTTCGATGTCAAATTTTCACTTTTCAAAAAGAAAATTGGGGAAACCGTATACGGTATTGGGTGGCTTCCGTTGGGAGGCTACGTAAAAATCGCCGGCATGATTGATGAGAGCATGGATACCGAGGCTATGAAGGAAGAACCCAAACCTTGGGAATTTCGCAGCAAACCGGCCTGGCAACGTTTGATTATTATGTTGGGCGGGGTTACGGTGAATTTTATTTTGGCCGTCATTATTTATATAGGTATGGCATATTCTTACGGTGAGGAATTTATTCCTGCCGATAGTTTAAAGGACGGTTTTTTGGTGACCGAAAAGAATATAGGCGATGAATTAGGGATACAAACCGGGGATTTGATTACTGCTGTGGATGGGGAAAAAGTGGAGAAGTTCAGTTCCCTCCCCATTGAAATCATCAATGGGAATACCATTACGATACAAAGGGATGGAAGGACCTTTGATCAAGAGATCCCGGTAGACTTCATTGCCACTTTGTTGGAAGATGAGGACAAAGTACGTTTTTTAAGTCTGCGAACGCCATTTGTGATTCGGGAGGTGCCAGAAGATTCACCCAATGCATCTATTGGTTTACGGGAAAAGGATGCTATCGTGGCAATTAACGGAACAGAAGTAGAATATCAGGATGAGGTGGTGCCAATTTTAGAGCAGAATAAAGGAGATAAAGTCACACTCACCGTTAATAGGAAAGGAAGGACAATGCCAATCGAGGCACAAGTGTCCGAAGATGGGAAACTGGGAGTTTTTGCTGGGTATACTAGTTTTGAGGAATATGCTGAAAACGGTTATTTTAAGATAGAGAAGGTCAAGTATTCGTTCTTGGAATCGATTCCAGCAGGAATAGACAAGGGTGTTAGTACCTTGAGCGGTTATGTAAAACAAATGAAGAAGATTTTTAATCCTTCCACCGGTGCCTACAAGGGAGTAGGAGGATTTGCCGCTATTGGTGGCCTCTTTCCTGATGGGTGGGACTGGCCTGCTTTTTGGAGCGCCACAGCCTTTATTTCCATTATTTTGGCCTTTATGAACATACTTCCCATTCCGGCCTTGGACGGGGGTCATGTCATGTTTTTGCTATATGAAATGATTACGGGCAGAAAGCCCAGTGATAAGTTCCTGGAATACGCCCAAATGACAGGTTTTTTTCTCTTGATAGCCCTATTATTGTTCGCAAATGGCAACGATTTATACAAATGGTTGTTTAAATAG
- a CDS encoding carboxypeptidase-like regulatory domain-containing protein, translated as MNKTITLFLSGLLFLLSTYLYSQNLTSTVLDSATLQPIPYATVILNNKGVITNEEGKFSFLMEENIDATDSLFISCIGYESIGRPLKEFTGNTIVLSPKAIELREVIVSNKNYTPEEILELVEENIGKNYKNGYTKKRLFLRESYRNYIEKSHYQIKESTIPALNKQFLDSVLQSIPSNDTYYTEVLGDLYGTEDEDEQKLNLIKASELYNKSSRLDLENLEERFNEIIKKNVKSDSYFKVKSGLFGTKMDAEELFEQEVDSNEVESLNKELEETTERKKFFSNYKRRTLANLYTNLPIFKDSDYNVLWKSGRYELSLEEFTYIGDKPLYVIDFKPKRSEEFQGKLYIDANDFALVKMDFENVEPLRKFNLLGISFNEYLAKGSILFGKDTDGTYSLRYYEITKGNRVGFKRPVKIIEKNKHVKGRRKQNELHLKIDAVFNGRNKYEVVVFETEAITESAFNSFTENNDVLPQYMPNYDPNFWKGYTIMEPNMAIKEFTSEVGND; from the coding sequence ATGAATAAAACAATAACCTTGTTTTTAAGTGGTCTTTTATTTCTGTTGAGCACTTATCTGTATTCACAAAACTTAACATCCACCGTACTTGATAGTGCAACCTTACAGCCCATACCCTACGCTACCGTTATTCTAAATAACAAGGGCGTCATAACCAATGAGGAGGGGAAATTCAGTTTTCTGATGGAGGAAAACATCGACGCAACGGATTCCCTCTTTATTTCCTGTATTGGGTATGAATCCATCGGAAGGCCGTTAAAGGAGTTTACGGGCAATACCATAGTGTTGAGTCCAAAAGCTATTGAGCTTAGGGAGGTAATCGTTTCAAACAAAAATTATACACCAGAGGAAATTCTGGAATTGGTAGAGGAAAACATCGGAAAAAACTATAAGAACGGTTATACAAAAAAACGCTTGTTCCTTAGGGAATCGTATAGGAATTACATTGAGAAATCTCACTATCAAATAAAGGAATCCACTATTCCTGCCTTGAACAAGCAATTTTTGGACAGTGTTCTACAATCAATTCCATCCAACGATACTTATTATACGGAAGTTTTAGGAGACCTCTATGGAACGGAAGACGAGGACGAGCAGAAATTGAACCTCATAAAGGCCTCTGAACTATATAATAAGAGCAGCCGACTAGACCTGGAAAATCTGGAGGAAAGATTCAATGAAATCATCAAAAAAAATGTAAAATCCGATTCTTATTTTAAAGTTAAATCCGGATTATTCGGGACCAAGATGGACGCTGAGGAACTTTTTGAACAGGAAGTGGACTCCAATGAAGTGGAGTCCCTAAATAAGGAATTGGAAGAAACCACGGAACGCAAAAAGTTCTTCTCCAATTATAAAAGAAGAACACTGGCCAACCTCTATACAAACCTACCTATTTTTAAAGATTCGGATTATAATGTATTATGGAAATCCGGTAGGTATGAGCTCTCGCTTGAAGAGTTCACCTATATTGGCGACAAGCCATTGTATGTTATCGATTTTAAACCTAAGCGATCTGAAGAATTTCAGGGAAAACTATACATAGACGCGAATGATTTTGCCTTGGTAAAGATGGATTTTGAAAATGTGGAACCACTCAGAAAATTCAATCTGTTGGGCATTTCCTTTAATGAATACCTCGCGAAGGGAAGTATCTTATTTGGAAAGGATACCGATGGAACATATAGCTTGCGCTACTATGAAATCACAAAAGGAAATCGGGTAGGCTTTAAAAGACCGGTCAAGATTATTGAAAAGAATAAGCACGTTAAAGGACGTAGAAAGCAGAACGAACTTCACCTAAAAATAGATGCCGTTTTCAACGGTAGGAACAAATATGAGGTTGTAGTTTTCGAAACGGAGGCCATTACGGAATCCGCTTTCAATTCTTTTACCGAAAACAACGACGTACTACCGCAGTATATGCCCAATTACGACCCCAATTTCTGGAAAGGATATACCATCATGGAACCCAATATGGCAATCAAGGAATTTACGTCGGAGGTTGGGAACGATTAA